The sequence below is a genomic window from Labilibaculum sp. DW002.
GCTCATATGGCAAAGGCCTATCTTGAATCATTAGGAGTAGAGGTTCTGATAAAAGATGAGTTAACTGCTCAAGTTGATAATTTTTGCTCTAATGCAATAGGAGGAGTCAAATTATTGGTTCACGAATCTAATTTTGAAAATAGTGTTCAATTATTGCGAGATGGAGGATATATTTGTGAAGCTGACTTGCAGGTAGGAAGAGATATAGAGAATATTAAAATTAGTTTAGATACAAATAAAGAAATATGCCCAAATTGTAAATCTGATAATATTGGACGTGTAAGAGAGCCAAATTACCTTATACTAATTACCTTTTTTCTTTTAGGAATTCTTTTTCCATTGTTTAGAAGAAGCTATAAATGTTTCGATTGTGATAAAGAATGGAAATA
It includes:
- a CDS encoding DUF2007 domain-containing protein, with protein sequence MNNWRTVLTTMLPQDAHMAKAYLESLGVEVLIKDELTAQVDNFCSNAIGGVKLLVHESNFENSVQLLRDGGYICEADLQVGRDIENIKISLDTNKEICPNCKSDNIGRVREPNYLILITFFLLGILFPLFRRSYKCFDCDKEWKYIR